The following are encoded in a window of Amycolatopsis solani genomic DNA:
- a CDS encoding enolase C-terminal domain-like protein, translated as MATLPEVISAIDAVDVRFPTSATLDGSDAMNPEPDYSAAYVTIRTSAGEEGYGLAFTVGRGNDVQVAAVRALVPLVLGLPVDDALADLGGFSRRLTGDSQFRWLGPDKGAIHMAAAAIVNAAWDLRARREGKPVWRLLAELPPAELAGLIDYRYLEEALTRDEALDILRRAEPGRAARRAELLATGFPAYTTTPGWLGYAPEKLAALAAEAVEAGFTQIKLKVGADLGEDVRRLRLAREVVGPSVRIAIDANQVWGVGQAIEWLRPLAEFDPYWIEEPTSPDDVLGHAAIRRAVAPIKVATGEHTPNAVVFKQLLQAEAIDILQLDASRVAGVTENIAILVLAAKFGVPVCPHAGGVGLCEMVQHLAMFDFVAVSGTRHDRVIEYVDHLHEHFVDPVRVERGRYLAPERPGLGARLHPESVARYRYPDGPAWREEAVVVA; from the coding sequence GTGGCGACCTTGCCCGAGGTGATCAGCGCGATCGACGCCGTCGACGTCCGCTTTCCGACTTCGGCGACTTTGGACGGTTCGGACGCGATGAACCCCGAACCCGACTACTCCGCCGCGTACGTCACCATCCGCACGAGCGCGGGGGAGGAGGGGTACGGCCTCGCGTTCACCGTGGGACGCGGCAACGACGTCCAGGTCGCCGCCGTCCGCGCGCTCGTGCCGCTGGTGCTGGGCCTGCCGGTGGACGACGCGCTCGCCGACCTCGGCGGGTTTTCCCGCCGGCTGACCGGCGACAGCCAGTTCCGCTGGCTGGGCCCCGACAAGGGCGCGATCCACATGGCCGCGGCGGCGATCGTCAACGCCGCGTGGGACCTGCGGGCGCGCCGCGAGGGCAAGCCGGTCTGGCGGCTGCTCGCCGAGCTGCCGCCGGCGGAGCTGGCCGGCCTGATCGACTACCGGTACCTCGAGGAAGCGCTTACCCGGGACGAGGCGCTCGACATCCTCCGCCGCGCCGAACCGGGCCGGGCGGCGCGGCGAGCCGAGCTGCTCGCGACGGGCTTTCCCGCCTACACCACGACTCCCGGCTGGCTCGGCTACGCACCGGAGAAGCTGGCGGCGCTCGCGGCGGAGGCGGTCGAAGCCGGGTTCACCCAGATCAAGCTCAAGGTCGGGGCCGATCTCGGCGAAGACGTCCGGCGGTTGCGGCTGGCGCGCGAGGTCGTCGGCCCGTCCGTGCGGATCGCCATCGACGCCAACCAGGTGTGGGGGGTCGGGCAGGCCATCGAGTGGCTGCGGCCGCTGGCGGAATTCGACCCGTACTGGATCGAGGAACCGACGTCACCCGACGACGTGCTCGGCCACGCCGCGATCCGCCGGGCGGTGGCGCCGATCAAGGTGGCGACCGGGGAGCACACACCGAACGCGGTGGTGTTCAAGCAACTGCTGCAGGCCGAGGCGATCGACATCCTGCAGCTCGACGCGAGCCGGGTCGCCGGCGTCACCGAGAACATCGCGATCCTGGTGCTGGCCGCGAAGTTCGGCGTGCCGGTGTGCCCGCACGCCGGCGGCGTCGGGCTCTGCGAGATGGTGCAGCACCTGGCGATGTTCGACTTCGTCGCGGTGAGCGGGACCCGCCACGACCGCGTCATCGAATACGTGGACCACCTGCACGAGCACTTCGTCGACCCGGTGCGGGTCGAGCGGGGCCGGTACCTGGCGCCGGAGCGGCCGGGCCTCGGCGCCCGCCTGCACCCCGAATCCGTGGCGCGCTACCGGTACCCCGACGGTCCGGCCTGGCGCGAAGAAGCGGTGGTGGTCGCGTGA